A genome region from Rhodanobacter thiooxydans includes the following:
- a CDS encoding carbohydrate porin: MRHLFCTNPGLLLGGALWLGALPAMAQQASSWLTRPTLTGDWGGTRTQLQNDGITLRAHWTTESAGNLSGGHRQTARYTQQLDAGADFDLDKLWGVPNAKIQFTVTERDGRSLSNEALGNQFSVQELYGAGQNFRLAELNWQQDFLDHRLFIQLGWSPVGDDFARLPAFCSFQNGIICGHANAMTTNSGAHNYPVAQWGGRVKWHATPNFYVAVGAYLDNEKAGNKDQGFNLSFKHRGVFVPVELGWSTGRGQLPGVLKLGAYYNTAGTPDVYTDINGQPAGLTGAHFLHHNGRSGGYVIADRMVYREGPDSNRGLNLGLMAGVGDKATARFRDFWLLGGHYQGTFPGRDNDVISFMVASGRTNPRLTRYQRDRNRVAPGSVGIQTYETIAEIDYGAKITPWLTLRPNLQYVFRPGGTGKIPDAFVIGLYTQVTF, translated from the coding sequence ATGCGCCATCTTTTCTGCACGAACCCCGGCCTGCTGCTCGGCGGCGCGTTGTGGCTGGGCGCGCTGCCGGCCATGGCGCAGCAGGCCAGCAGCTGGCTCACCCGACCCACGCTGACCGGCGACTGGGGCGGCACGCGTACGCAACTGCAGAACGACGGCATCACCCTGCGTGCACACTGGACCACCGAAAGCGCGGGCAACCTGTCCGGCGGCCACCGCCAAACCGCGCGCTACACCCAGCAACTCGACGCCGGTGCGGACTTCGACCTCGACAAGCTGTGGGGCGTGCCGAACGCGAAGATCCAGTTCACCGTCACCGAACGCGACGGCCGCAGCCTGAGCAATGAGGCGCTGGGCAACCAGTTCTCGGTGCAGGAGCTGTACGGCGCGGGGCAGAACTTCCGCCTGGCCGAGCTGAACTGGCAGCAGGACTTCCTCGACCACCGGCTGTTCATCCAGCTGGGCTGGTCACCGGTGGGTGACGACTTCGCGCGGCTGCCGGCGTTCTGCAGTTTCCAGAACGGCATCATCTGCGGCCACGCCAACGCGATGACCACCAACAGCGGCGCGCACAACTACCCCGTCGCGCAATGGGGTGGTCGCGTGAAGTGGCACGCCACGCCGAACTTCTACGTCGCCGTTGGCGCCTACCTGGACAACGAGAAGGCCGGCAACAAGGACCAGGGCTTCAATCTCAGCTTCAAGCACCGCGGCGTGTTCGTGCCGGTCGAACTGGGCTGGAGTACCGGCCGCGGCCAGCTGCCCGGCGTTCTCAAGCTCGGCGCCTACTACAACACCGCCGGCACGCCGGACGTGTACACCGACATCAACGGCCAGCCAGCCGGCCTCACCGGCGCCCACTTCCTGCACCACAACGGCCGCTCCGGCGGCTACGTGATCGCCGACCGCATGGTCTATCGCGAAGGCCCCGACTCCAACCGCGGTCTGAACCTCGGCCTGATGGCCGGCGTCGGCGACAAAGCCACCGCCCGCTTCCGCGACTTCTGGCTGCTCGGCGGCCACTACCAGGGCACCTTCCCCGGCCGCGACAACGACGTGATCTCGTTCATGGTGGCCAGCGGCCGCACCAACCCGCGCCTGACCCGCTACCAGCGCGACCGCAACCGGGTGGCACCCGGCAGCGTCGGCATCCAGACGTACGAAACCATCGCCGAGATCGACTACGGCGCGAAGATCACCCCCTGGCTGACCCTGCGCCCGAACCTGCAGTACGTATTCCGCCCCGGCGGCACCGGCAAGATCCCGGACGCCTTCGTGATCGGCCTGTACACGCAGGTGACGTTCTGA
- a CDS encoding sugar dehydrogenase complex small subunit, whose product MATNLPESIDTPCGSPTDPARRRLLVGLLTAYTASLIPWALAQPAPRADLGAFTALSAILVGRQALDAAQATRLYDALAAAHSTFPTDVQALLALINERHIDPLQLQGVLDTEHAALAPLPRQIVSAWCLGVIGSGEGARCVAYETALNAVIVADVLKPPTYAYGSYGSWTGKPV is encoded by the coding sequence ATGGCGACGAACCTGCCCGAGAGCATCGACACTCCGTGCGGCAGCCCCACCGATCCTGCGCGGCGGCGCCTGCTGGTCGGCCTGCTCACCGCCTACACCGCCTCGCTGATCCCCTGGGCGCTGGCGCAACCGGCGCCGCGCGCCGACCTTGGCGCGTTCACCGCGCTGTCGGCGATCCTGGTCGGACGGCAGGCGCTGGATGCCGCGCAGGCAACACGCCTGTACGACGCCCTCGCCGCCGCCCATTCGACTTTTCCGACCGACGTGCAGGCGCTGCTGGCCCTGATCAACGAACGCCACATCGACCCACTGCAATTGCAGGGCGTGCTGGATACCGAACATGCGGCGCTGGCGCCGCTGCCGCGGCAGATCGTCAGCGCCTGGTGCCTGGGCGTGATCGGTAGCGGCGAAGGCGCGCGCTGCGTCGCCTATGAGACCGCGCTCAACGCAGTGATCGTGGCCGACGTGCTGAAGCCGCCGACCTATGCCTACGGCAGCTACGGCAGCTGGACCGGCAAACCTGTCTGA
- a CDS encoding GMC family oxidoreductase has translation MSAQQSADIVVIGAGIVGALAARRLAQQGASVLILEAGPRLERARIVAAFRNSPLKGNWMAPYPPSAWAPHPIYVPKDNGYLKQAGPYPYQAEYIRAVGGTTWHWAAQAWRLVPNDVRIKSLYGVGVDWPLTYEELDPWYQEAEEILGVAGADNTGSPRQHPFPMEPVAEPWSMRRFRERLAPVYPVVANTVARNSRGYDGRPACVGNNSCQPICPVNAQYLGINAVESAEAAGVKVVPNAVVYRIEHDAGGRIAAVHYYAPDKSEHRVTGQTFILAANGIESPKLLLLSASSKYPNGLANSSGMVGRHLMDHPSTSLTFYADEELWLGRGPQSPSSINTLRDGAFRSQHAPYRLDFTNISQVYSVTNDLIKEGVYGAEFEKQLRWRAARQVNVKNVLEVLPNPDNRIALSSEKDAMGIPKPEAHYAIDDYTRRAAEVSKADFARIAELMGGIGLRYSAEGQFANNQHITGTMSMGNDPASSVVDAFGRTHDHENLFVCSTGVMPTAATMNSTLTAVALALRTAEHILPAKQARTATAHTSHEAGLA, from the coding sequence ATGTCCGCACAGCAGTCGGCTGACATCGTGGTGATCGGCGCAGGCATCGTCGGCGCGCTGGCCGCGCGGCGGCTGGCGCAGCAGGGCGCCTCGGTGCTGATCCTGGAAGCGGGGCCGCGGCTGGAACGCGCCCGCATCGTCGCCGCGTTCCGCAACTCGCCGCTGAAGGGCAACTGGATGGCGCCGTACCCGCCGTCGGCGTGGGCGCCGCATCCGATCTACGTGCCCAAGGACAACGGCTACCTGAAACAGGCCGGGCCGTATCCGTACCAGGCCGAGTACATCCGCGCGGTGGGCGGCACCACCTGGCACTGGGCCGCACAGGCGTGGCGGCTGGTACCGAACGACGTGCGCATCAAGAGCCTGTACGGCGTGGGCGTGGACTGGCCGCTGACCTACGAGGAACTCGACCCCTGGTACCAGGAAGCGGAAGAAATTCTCGGCGTGGCCGGCGCGGACAACACCGGCTCGCCGCGACAGCACCCGTTCCCGATGGAGCCGGTGGCCGAGCCGTGGTCGATGCGCCGCTTCCGCGAACGGCTGGCGCCGGTGTATCCGGTGGTCGCCAACACGGTGGCGCGCAACAGTCGCGGCTACGACGGGCGACCGGCCTGCGTGGGCAACAACAGCTGCCAGCCGATCTGCCCGGTCAACGCGCAATACCTGGGCATCAATGCGGTGGAGTCGGCCGAGGCGGCCGGAGTGAAAGTGGTGCCGAACGCGGTGGTCTACCGCATCGAGCACGACGCCGGCGGACGCATCGCGGCGGTGCACTACTACGCGCCCGACAAGAGCGAGCACCGCGTCACCGGCCAGACCTTCATCCTCGCCGCGAACGGCATCGAAAGCCCGAAACTGTTGCTGTTGTCGGCCAGCAGCAAATACCCGAACGGGCTGGCCAACAGCTCCGGCATGGTCGGCCGCCACCTGATGGACCACCCCAGCACCTCGCTCACCTTCTACGCCGACGAGGAACTGTGGCTGGGCCGCGGCCCGCAGAGCCCCAGCTCGATCAATACCCTGCGCGACGGTGCGTTCCGCAGCCAGCACGCGCCGTACCGGCTGGACTTCACCAACATCTCGCAGGTGTATAGCGTCACCAACGACCTGATCAAGGAAGGCGTGTACGGCGCGGAGTTCGAGAAGCAGCTGCGCTGGCGCGCCGCGCGCCAGGTCAACGTGAAGAACGTGCTGGAGGTGCTGCCGAACCCCGACAACCGCATCGCGCTCAGTTCGGAGAAGGACGCCATGGGCATCCCGAAACCGGAGGCGCACTACGCGATCGACGACTACACGCGCCGCGCCGCGGAAGTGTCCAAGGCCGACTTCGCCCGCATCGCCGAGCTGATGGGCGGCATCGGGCTGCGCTACAGCGCGGAAGGCCAGTTCGCCAACAACCAGCACATCACCGGCACGATGAGCATGGGCAACGACCCAGCCAGTTCGGTGGTCGACGCGTTCGGCCGCACGCACGACCACGAGAACCTGTTCGTCTGCAGCACCGGCGTGATGCCCACCGCAGCCACGATGAACTCCACGCTCACCGCGGTGGCGCTGGCACTGCGCACCGCCGAGCACATCCTGCCGGCGAAACAGGCACGCACGGCCACGGCGCACACGAGCCACGAGGCGGGCCTGGCATGA
- a CDS encoding cytochrome c, whose product MNAPIRCLPLLALLGLLVATPAGAADNTDAALLQRGQYLATAGDCVACHTAPGGKPYAGGLTVPTPVGDIISTNVTPSAGAGIGNYTEAQFRDAVRKGIRADGKHLYPAMPYTAYAQITDDDMHALYAYFMHGVAPVDSEPAPTRLPFPFNIRLSMAAWNLLFLDRKPFTPDPAKSEVWNRGAYLVRGLAHCSTCHTPRNLLMAERPSQALAGGMVGSWRAPNITADPDSGIGNWSEQDLVDYLRLGHARGKAQAAGPMAEAIEHSLQHLEPADLQAIATYLKTVPAQHDPAETRPVDSWGAAFDGIADQRGTALPDDGEQWNGAQLYDAHCASCHQASGEGSFDGGLPPLFHNTATGRADAANLVLVILDGIRWQTGDSGVRMPGFADALSDRQVATLGNYLTLRYGNPAARITATQVANLRGGGAPSHLVALTRLAMVVVLLLILAFIVLWRRRRQRRTSSGRA is encoded by the coding sequence ATGAACGCGCCGATCCGTTGCCTCCCGCTGCTCGCCCTGCTCGGCCTGCTCGTCGCCACGCCTGCCGGCGCAGCCGACAACACTGACGCCGCCCTGCTGCAGCGCGGCCAGTACCTGGCCACCGCAGGCGACTGCGTGGCCTGCCATACCGCGCCCGGCGGCAAGCCTTACGCCGGCGGGCTGACCGTGCCTACGCCGGTCGGCGACATCATCAGCACCAACGTCACGCCGTCGGCCGGCGCCGGCATCGGCAACTACACCGAGGCGCAGTTCCGCGACGCCGTGCGCAAGGGCATCCGCGCGGACGGCAAGCACCTGTACCCGGCGATGCCTTACACCGCCTACGCGCAGATCACCGACGACGACATGCATGCGCTGTACGCGTACTTCATGCACGGCGTGGCGCCGGTGGACAGCGAGCCGGCGCCGACCCGGTTGCCGTTCCCGTTCAACATCCGCCTGTCGATGGCGGCGTGGAACCTGCTGTTCCTCGACCGCAAGCCGTTCACGCCCGACCCGGCCAAGAGCGAGGTGTGGAATCGCGGCGCCTACCTGGTGCGCGGGCTGGCCCACTGCAGCACCTGCCACACGCCGCGCAACCTGCTGATGGCCGAGCGCCCGTCGCAGGCACTGGCCGGCGGCATGGTCGGCAGCTGGCGCGCACCGAACATCACCGCCGATCCGGACAGCGGGATCGGCAACTGGAGCGAGCAGGACCTGGTCGACTACCTGCGACTCGGCCACGCCCGCGGCAAGGCGCAAGCGGCCGGGCCGATGGCCGAGGCGATCGAGCACAGCCTGCAGCATCTCGAACCCGCCGACCTGCAGGCGATCGCCACCTACCTGAAGACGGTCCCCGCGCAACATGACCCGGCCGAGACCCGGCCCGTCGACAGCTGGGGCGCGGCGTTCGACGGGATCGCCGACCAGCGCGGCACCGCGCTGCCTGACGACGGCGAGCAGTGGAACGGCGCGCAGCTCTACGACGCGCACTGCGCCAGCTGCCACCAGGCCAGCGGCGAAGGCAGCTTCGACGGCGGCTTGCCGCCGCTGTTCCACAACACCGCCACCGGCCGCGCCGACGCCGCCAACCTGGTGCTGGTGATCCTCGACGGCATCCGCTGGCAGACCGGCGACTCCGGCGTGCGCATGCCGGGCTTCGCCGACGCGCTGTCCGACCGCCAGGTGGCCACCCTGGGCAACTACCTGACGCTGCGTTACGGCAACCCCGCCGCACGGATCACCGCGACGCAGGTCGCCAACCTGCGCGGCGGCGGCGCGCCGTCGCACCTGGTCGCGCTGACACGGCTGGCGATGGTGGTGGTGCTGCTGCTGATCCTCGCCTTCATCGTCCTGTGGCGCCGGCGCAGACAGCGCCGAACTTCCTCCGGCCGGGCCTGA
- the glnA gene encoding type I glutamate--ammonia ligase — protein sequence MSANKVLDLIQEHEVEFVDFRFADMLGVHHHVTFPAHAIDESTFEDGKMFDGSSITGWKGINESDMILLPDPDTAHLDPFSSHTQLILHCDVLEPSTMQAYGRDPRSIAKRGEAFLKSTGIADTAFFGPEPEFFIFDSVRWQNDPGRVFYEIGSEEAAWSSRYKYDGNNSGHRPGVKGGYFPVSPVDSLGDLRADMCKVLESLGQKVEVHHHEVANAGQCEIGVKFNTLVKKADELLTMKYVIKNVAHQNGKTVTFMPKPLVGDNGSGMHVHQSLAKNGENLFAGDLYGGLSQTALWYIGGIFKHARAINAFANSTTNSYKRLVPGFEAPVMLAYSARNRSASCRIPYVASPKGRRIEVRFPDPMNSGYLVFTALMMAGLDGIINKIDPGAPADKDLYDLPPEEEKNIPQVCSSLDAALEALDKDREFLKAGGVFTDDFIDAYIEVKMKEVTKYRASTHPLEFQMYYSL from the coding sequence CGTCACCTTCCCGGCCCACGCGATCGACGAGTCGACGTTCGAGGACGGCAAGATGTTCGACGGTTCCTCGATCACCGGCTGGAAGGGCATCAACGAGTCGGACATGATCCTGCTGCCCGATCCGGATACCGCCCACCTCGACCCGTTCAGCTCGCACACCCAGCTGATCCTGCACTGCGACGTGCTGGAGCCGTCGACCATGCAGGCCTACGGCCGCGACCCGCGCTCGATCGCCAAACGCGGCGAGGCGTTCCTGAAATCCACCGGCATCGCCGACACCGCGTTCTTCGGGCCGGAGCCGGAGTTCTTCATCTTCGATTCGGTGCGCTGGCAGAACGATCCGGGCCGGGTGTTCTACGAAATCGGCTCCGAGGAAGCGGCGTGGTCGTCGCGCTACAAGTACGACGGCAACAACAGCGGCCATCGCCCGGGCGTGAAGGGCGGCTACTTCCCGGTCAGCCCGGTCGATTCGCTGGGCGACCTGCGCGCCGACATGTGCAAGGTGCTGGAGTCGCTGGGCCAGAAGGTCGAAGTGCACCACCACGAGGTAGCGAACGCCGGCCAGTGCGAGATCGGCGTGAAGTTCAACACGCTGGTGAAGAAGGCCGATGAACTGCTGACGATGAAGTACGTCATCAAGAACGTGGCGCACCAGAACGGCAAGACCGTCACCTTCATGCCGAAGCCGCTGGTCGGCGACAACGGCTCGGGCATGCACGTGCACCAGTCGCTGGCGAAGAACGGCGAGAACCTGTTCGCCGGCGACCTCTACGGCGGCCTGTCGCAGACCGCGCTGTGGTACATCGGCGGCATCTTCAAGCATGCTCGCGCGATCAACGCCTTCGCCAACTCCACCACCAACAGCTACAAGCGGCTGGTGCCTGGCTTCGAGGCGCCGGTGATGCTGGCCTACTCGGCGCGCAACCGTTCGGCGAGCTGCCGCATCCCGTACGTGGCCAGCCCCAAGGGCCGTCGCATCGAGGTGCGCTTCCCCGATCCAATGAACTCCGGCTACCTGGTGTTCACCGCGCTGATGATGGCCGGCCTGGATGGCATCATCAACAAGATCGACCCGGGCGCGCCGGCCGACAAGGACCTGTACGACCTGCCGCCGGAAGAGGAGAAGAACATCCCGCAGGTGTGCTCCAGCCTCGACGCCGCGCTGGAAGCGCTGGACAAGGACCGCGAGTTCCTGAAAGCCGGTGGCGTGTTCACCGACGACTTCATTGACGCCTACATCGAGGTGAAGATGAAGGAAGTGACCAAGTACCGCGCCAGCACGCATCCGCTGGAATTCCAGATGTACTACTCGCTCTGA
- a CDS encoding DoxX family protein yields the protein MAQLFIISGWQKLTGYSGTEGYFAQMGIPLVGVVTPLVILVELGGGLALLFGFKTRWVAAVMALFTVGSALVAHTHLADPSQAINFMKNLSIAGGLLWFVRNGGGTASVDAAMDRPSHS from the coding sequence ATGGCGCAGCTCTTCATCATCTCGGGCTGGCAGAAACTGACAGGCTACAGCGGCACCGAAGGTTACTTCGCCCAGATGGGCATTCCCCTGGTTGGCGTGGTGACCCCGCTGGTCATCCTCGTCGAACTGGGTGGCGGGCTAGCCCTGCTGTTCGGGTTCAAGACCCGTTGGGTGGCTGCCGTCATGGCGCTGTTCACCGTAGGCTCGGCGCTGGTCGCGCATACGCATTTGGCCGACCCCAGCCAGGCCATCAATTTCATGAAGAACCTCTCGATCGCCGGCGGCCTGCTGTGGTTCGTCAGGAACGGCGGCGGCACGGCAAGCGTCGACGCTGCGATGGACCGACCATCGCATTCATGA
- a CDS encoding BRO family protein, producing the protein MQQLPAQFEDHAIRRVYDEASETWWFSVVDIVQVLTRQPDYQTARNYWKVLKNRLAKEGSESVTKCNRLKLTAADGKNYVTDVATAETLLRLVQSVPSPKAEPIKLWLAKIGYERIQELADPALALDRARATWQKHGRSEKWISQRMTGQETRAKLTDYWDSHDVKRGQEFAILTNLIHEEWTGLGVKEHKQLKGLKTQNLRDHMSEAELIFTALAELSTRQIAETTRATGMPANKVAAKSGGAIAKRARLELESQTGKKVVTGENYLPPPRQRRLKKPGK; encoded by the coding sequence ATGCAGCAACTACCCGCCCAGTTTGAAGACCATGCGATCCGCCGCGTCTACGACGAAGCAAGCGAGACCTGGTGGTTCTCGGTGGTGGACATCGTGCAGGTGCTGACCCGACAGCCAGATTACCAGACGGCGCGCAACTACTGGAAAGTCTTGAAGAACCGGCTGGCCAAAGAAGGAAGTGAGTCGGTTACAAAATGTAACCGACTGAAATTGACCGCAGCGGACGGCAAGAACTACGTCACCGACGTGGCCACCGCCGAAACCTTGCTGCGCTTGGTGCAATCCGTGCCCAGCCCGAAGGCCGAGCCGATCAAGCTGTGGTTGGCCAAGATCGGCTACGAGCGCATACAGGAACTGGCCGATCCGGCCTTGGCGCTGGACCGCGCCCGCGCGACGTGGCAGAAGCACGGTCGCAGCGAGAAATGGATCAGCCAGCGCATGACCGGACAGGAAACGCGAGCCAAGCTGACCGACTACTGGGACAGCCACGACGTAAAGCGTGGTCAGGAGTTCGCCATCCTCACCAACCTGATCCACGAGGAGTGGACCGGCCTTGGCGTGAAGGAGCACAAACAGCTCAAGGGGCTGAAGACACAAAACCTGCGTGACCACATGAGCGAGGCCGAACTGATCTTTACCGCGCTGGCCGAGCTGTCCACCCGGCAGATCGCCGAGACCACGCGAGCCACCGGCATGCCGGCGAACAAGGTGGCCGCGAAGAGTGGCGGCGCGATCGCGAAACGTGCTCGGCTGGAGCTGGAAAGCCAAACCGGCAAGAAAGTGGTGACCGGCGAAAACTATCTGCCGCCACCACGTCAGCGGCGCTTGAAGAAGCCGGGCAAATAG